The following are encoded together in the Sphaerodactylus townsendi isolate TG3544 linkage group LG12, MPM_Stown_v2.3, whole genome shotgun sequence genome:
- the TTC36 gene encoding tetratricopeptide repeat protein 36: MSEGKGGQPLSQLHDILLEFQRPQPRTGSPSLHNARPSACLMTSGPLSSLVAIGCLRGRPLTPPSSLGASPPEAGVQLSMEAAEARALLQHIFHPLLPLGVASAEDPEDEPSPPVPEAAFAPELLEQAVKLEIQGIAAAEAGKVDEALERFGRAIQLLPERASAYNNRAQALRLKGDAAGALKDLEAALQLSKGAGRVARQAAVQRGLIQRLQGDDEAARKDFAQAARLGSHFAHQQLVLMNPYAALCNQMLAAAMKQLRGPGGSRQESCEGAATV, encoded by the exons ATGTCAGAAGGCAAAGGGGGCCAGCCCCTCTCACAGCTCCATGACATCCTTCTGGAGTTCCAGAGGCCACAGCCGAGGACAGGATCTCCCTCTCTGCACAACGCCCGCCCGTCCGCCTGTCTCATGACCTCCGGGCCTCTCTCCTCCCTGGTTGCCATTGGCTGTCTGCGGGGCCGCCCCCTAACGCCTCCCTCATCCCTAGGAGCAAGCCCTCCAGAAGCTGGAGTGCAGCTCAGCATGGAGGCAGCCGAGGCCAGGGCCCTTCTGCAACACATCTTTCACCCTCTTCTCCCACTGGGGGTAGCCAGCGCGGAGGACCCTGAGGACGAGCCGTCGCCCCCAGTTCCAGAGGCAG CATTCGCCCCAGAGCTGCTGGAACAAGCCGTGAAACTGGAGATCCAGGGGATTGCAGCAGCGGAGGCAGGAAAGGTGGACGAGGCCCTGGAAAGATTTGGCCGAGCCATCCAGCTGCTCCCGGAGCGAGCCTCTGCCTACAACAACCGGGCCCAGGCCCTCCGCCTCAAGGGGGACGCAGCAG GAGCCCTGAAGGACCTGGAGGCTGCTCTGCAGCTCAGCAAGGGGGCTGGCCGAGTGGCACGCCAGGCGGCTGTGCAGCGTGGGCTCATTCAGCGGCTCCAGGGGGACGACGAGGCTGCCCGGAAGGACTTTGCCCAAGCTGCCCGGCTGGGGAGCCACTTTGCGCATCAGCAGCTGGTGCTCATGAACCCCTACGCAGCCCTCTGCAACCAGATGTTGGCGGCAGCAATGAAGCAGCTGCGAGGCCCCGGTGGCTCCAGGCAGGAGTCCTGTGAGGGGGCAGCCACAGTGTAA
- the TMEM25 gene encoding transmembrane protein 25 isoform X1 gives MQAGGRAVLGGRGLPMPPPPQGPVAAPSGRSGEVCQWPGEAAESRTGRARRSSGPTARPVASLSRARTGSRSLPPSVPAAGGDFGPARARRLARRRVEVMLPPVLLLLFPALLRPGAAEPEAQLISSRPETFTCVAAAPTLAWYLDGEEGSGSGGGAWGVAERRLNCSAVDPATGHESSATVVLHLHVAPEVAQQAAAGSEDGREGGLLMLLVVLLVQARPPAHLTWLAPDGRLAVNASRFVLVDARTFPGLRRHAVQLQLRAWARNFSREGAAVVNASVLPPGFLDTHIELPLLALVVGAAGALAVLGVLGTLLSYLVYQKGKKAAGLTQPAPSPARDSNHLMPQGPRLPRANMSVPINLQLNDLTPEPKASGAEDKEGALSEPEDSLALEDRGFSRFPMVGYIYRASSVSSEEIWL, from the exons ATgcaagcgggcgggcgggcggtgcTGGGCGGCCGTGGGTTGCCCATGCCCCCCCCTCCGCAGGGCCCCGTTGCAGCCCCGTCCGGGCGCTCGGGGGAGGTCTGCCAGTGGCCAGGCGAGGCGGCCGAGAGCCGCACTGGCCGCGCGCGGCGGAGCTCAGGCCCCACGGCCCGCCCGGTTGCGTCTCTCTCCCGCGCGCGCACCGGCAGccgctccctgcctccctccgtCCCTGCAGCCGGCGGCGACTTCGGCCCTGCCCGAGCCAGGCGCCTGGCGCGGCGGCGGGTGGAGGTGATGCTGCCGCCcgtgctcctgctcctcttcccggCGCTGCTCCGACCAG GCGCGGCGGAGCCCGAGGCCCAGCTCATCAGCAGCCGGCCCGAGACCTTCACGTGCGTGGCCGCCGCGCCCACCCTGGCCTGGTACCTGGACGGCGAGGAGGGCAGCGGCTCCGGCGGCGGGGCCTGGGGGGTGGCGGAGCGCCGCCTCAACTGCTCGGCCGTCGACCCGGCCACCGGCCACGAGTCCAGCGCCACGGTCGTCCTCCACCTGCACG TGGCCCCCGAGGTGGCGCAGCAGGCGGCGGCCGGCTCGGAAGACGGGCGGGAGGGCGGCCTGCTGATGCTGCTGGTGGTGCTGCTGGTGCAGGCGCGGCCCCCGGCCCACCTCACCTGGCTGGCCCCGGACGGCCGCCTGGCCGTCAACGCCTCCCGCTTCGTGCTGGTGGACGCCCGGACCTTCCCCGGCCTGCGCCGCCACGCCGTCCAGCTGCAGCTCCGCGCCTGGGCCCGCAACTTCTCCCGGGAAGGCGCCGCCGTCGTCAACGCCTCCGTGCTGCCGCCGG gcttcctGGACACCCACATTGAGCTGCCCCTCCTGGCCCTGGTCGTGGGTGCTGCTGGGGCCCTGGCAGTCCTTGGGGTCCTGGGCACACTCCTCAGCTACTTGGTATaccagaaaggaaagaaggcGGCAG GACTCACCCAGCCAGCGCCGTCACCTGCCAG AGACTCAAACCACCTGATGCCTCAAGGACCTCGGCTGCCACGGGCAAATATGTCCGTGCCCATCAACCTCCAGCTCAACGACCTCACGCCGGAGCCTAAAG ccAGTGGTGCGGAGGACAAGGAAGGGGCCCTCTCTGAACCAGAGGACAGCCTGGCCTTGGAGGACAGAG GTTTCAGCCGCTTCCCCATGGTCGGGTACATCTACAGAGCCTCGAGCGTCAGCAGCGAAGAGATCTGGCTGTGA
- the TMEM25 gene encoding transmembrane protein 25 isoform X2, with protein MQAGGRAVLGGRGLPMPPPPQGPVAAPSGRSGEVCQWPGEAAESRTGRARRSSGPTARPVASLSRARTGSRSLPPSVPAAGGDFGPARARRLARRRVEVMLPPVLLLLFPALLRPGAAEPEAQLISSRPETFTCVAAAPTLAWYLDGEEGSGSGGGAWGVAERRLNCSAVDPATGHESSATVVLHLHVAPEVAQQAAAGSEDGREGGLLMLLVVLLVQARPPAHLTWLAPDGRLAVNASRFVLVDARTFPGLRRHAVQLQLRAWARNFSREGAAVVNASVLPPGFLDTHIELPLLALVVGAAGALAVLGVLGTLLSYLVYQKGKKAAGLTQPAPSPARDSNHLMPQGPRLPRANMSVPINLQLNDLTPEPKASGAEDKEGALSEPEDSLALEDRGRRGKHVPF; from the exons ATgcaagcgggcgggcgggcggtgcTGGGCGGCCGTGGGTTGCCCATGCCCCCCCCTCCGCAGGGCCCCGTTGCAGCCCCGTCCGGGCGCTCGGGGGAGGTCTGCCAGTGGCCAGGCGAGGCGGCCGAGAGCCGCACTGGCCGCGCGCGGCGGAGCTCAGGCCCCACGGCCCGCCCGGTTGCGTCTCTCTCCCGCGCGCGCACCGGCAGccgctccctgcctccctccgtCCCTGCAGCCGGCGGCGACTTCGGCCCTGCCCGAGCCAGGCGCCTGGCGCGGCGGCGGGTGGAGGTGATGCTGCCGCCcgtgctcctgctcctcttcccggCGCTGCTCCGACCAG GCGCGGCGGAGCCCGAGGCCCAGCTCATCAGCAGCCGGCCCGAGACCTTCACGTGCGTGGCCGCCGCGCCCACCCTGGCCTGGTACCTGGACGGCGAGGAGGGCAGCGGCTCCGGCGGCGGGGCCTGGGGGGTGGCGGAGCGCCGCCTCAACTGCTCGGCCGTCGACCCGGCCACCGGCCACGAGTCCAGCGCCACGGTCGTCCTCCACCTGCACG TGGCCCCCGAGGTGGCGCAGCAGGCGGCGGCCGGCTCGGAAGACGGGCGGGAGGGCGGCCTGCTGATGCTGCTGGTGGTGCTGCTGGTGCAGGCGCGGCCCCCGGCCCACCTCACCTGGCTGGCCCCGGACGGCCGCCTGGCCGTCAACGCCTCCCGCTTCGTGCTGGTGGACGCCCGGACCTTCCCCGGCCTGCGCCGCCACGCCGTCCAGCTGCAGCTCCGCGCCTGGGCCCGCAACTTCTCCCGGGAAGGCGCCGCCGTCGTCAACGCCTCCGTGCTGCCGCCGG gcttcctGGACACCCACATTGAGCTGCCCCTCCTGGCCCTGGTCGTGGGTGCTGCTGGGGCCCTGGCAGTCCTTGGGGTCCTGGGCACACTCCTCAGCTACTTGGTATaccagaaaggaaagaaggcGGCAG GACTCACCCAGCCAGCGCCGTCACCTGCCAG AGACTCAAACCACCTGATGCCTCAAGGACCTCGGCTGCCACGGGCAAATATGTCCGTGCCCATCAACCTCCAGCTCAACGACCTCACGCCGGAGCCTAAAG ccAGTGGTGCGGAGGACAAGGAAGGGGCCCTCTCTGAACCAGAGGACAGCCTGGCCTTGGAGGACAGAG gaagaagagggaagcATGTACCATTTTGA